From one Anoplolepis gracilipes chromosome 8, ASM4749672v1, whole genome shotgun sequence genomic stretch:
- the Tbc1d15-17 gene encoding TBC1 domain family member 15 isoform X1 yields MWDSCDESECSELTSIRTIDFATHEMFEPTEQGKDLCIHTGVVLRGANAREDEVHSSGTLNIVQYSFGKCIEWKPIEDSVVSECQDQDPEWSLVDTHTRRTRTNSEGPDSLGRTRTVKILFSDLKSFRVNHGGQQLIFMQRDGTTYVAFFQLCNAESFVNSLKGFIKFVKSRSDKNLYLVLDEVETVLKKSFAELDLFQENTSDYVWKFVKNLHNRPYETTLEAFSKLADIWLYKEPVKRPVEEAVADLLNQSLTIDHHPRVSVSVSGEGSGEEYEVIGVGVDLPPRPPCPRGAPLTQEQWEKCKDSEGRIINPEAVKEIIFRGGIFPSLRFEVWKFLLNYYPWRSTHNERLELKRKKTDEYFTMKLQWRTFTPAQESRFSDYRERKSLIEKDVNRTDRTHPYYAGDNNPHLEQLYDILMTYVMYNFDLGYVQGMSDLLSPILFLMDNEVDAFWCFVGFMDKVSTNFEMDQKGMKAQLCQLHTLLCTTEPQLAYYLNRHDSGNMFFCFRWLLVLFKREFSAIDILKLWEILWTGLPCKNFHLLICAAILDTEKNILIENNYGFTEILKHINDLSLHIELPWTISKAEGIYYQLMSMEDQIPDDVRVIIGLERLHKITSMNGSDDEASGNNARVNGARVNNSRRNSSSSANVKLGDDEVSFERGLNMTYM; encoded by the exons ATGTGGGATAGTTGCGATGAGAGCGAGTGCAGTGAGTTGACTTCGATAAGGACGATTGATTTCGCGACGCACGAGATGTTCGAGCCCACGGAGCAGGGAAAG GATCTGTGCATCCACACGGGTGTTGTACTTCGTGGAGCAAATGCTAGAGAAGATGAGGTTCATAGTTCAGGGACTCTTAACATTGTGCAATAT AGTTTTGGAAAATGCATAGAATGGAAGCCTATAGAAGATTCTGTGGTATCAGAATGTCAAGATCAAGATCCAGAATGGTCTTTGGTGGATACACATACAAGAAGAACTCGTACAAACTCGGAAGGTCCAGACTCCCTTGGACGTACGAGAaccgttaaaatattattctccgATTTAAAGTCGTTTCGTGTGAACCATGGTGGACAACaacttatatttatgcaaagaGATGGTACCACCTATGTTGCCTTTTTTCAGCTATGTAATGCTGAAAGTTTTGTTAATTCACTGAAgggatttattaaattcgtaAAATCACGTTCGGACAAGAACTTGTATCTTGTTTTGGATGAAGTTGAGACAGTGTTAAAGAAATCTTTCGCCGAGTTGGATCTGTTTCAAGAGAATACTTCTGATTACGTAtggaaatttgtaaaaaatttacacaatcGTCCTTATGAAACAACACTGGAGGCTTTCAGTAAACTCGCAGATATTTGGT tgtATAAAGAGCCAGTGAAGCGGCCTGTTGAAGAGGCAGTCGCCGACCTATTAAATCAATCTCTTACGATTGATCACCATCCTCGTGTATCTGTATCTGTATCTGGAGAAGGATCCGGAGAAGAGTACGAAGTAATTGGAGTTGGAGTGGATTTACCTCCGCGACCACCATGTCCACGtg gtGCACCATTGACACAAGAACAATGGGAGAAATGTAAAGATTCAGAAGGAAGAATTATTAATCCAGAGGCTGTCAAAGAAATCATCTTTCGTGGg GGTATTTTTCCATCGCTGCGTTTTGAAGTAtggaaatttctattaaattattatccgTGGAGATCGACGCATAATGAAAGATTAGAATTGAAGAGGAAAAAGACTGACGAATATTTCACGATGAAATTGCAATGGCGTACATTTACACCTGCGCAAGAGAGTCGATTTTCCGACTATAGAGAGCGAAAAAGTTTAATAG AAAAGGATGTAAATAGAACAGATCGAACACATCCTTATTATGCAGGAGATAATAACCCTCATTTAGAACAACTCTATGACATACTCATGACCTACGTAATGTACAATTTTGATTTAGGATATGTTCAGGGTATGAGCGATCTTCTTAGtcctatcttatttttaatggaTAATGAAGTTGATGCATTTTGGTGTTTTGTTGGATTCATGGATAAAGTG agCACTAATTTTGAGATGGATCAAAAAGGCATGAAAGCACAATTATGCCAATTGCATACTTTATTATGCACTACGGAACCACAATTGGCATATTATCTAAATAGACATGACTCTGGCAACATGTTTTTCTGTTTCCGATGGTTGTTGGTACTTTTTAAGCGAGAATTTAGCGcgatagatatattaaaattatgggAAATATTGTGGACGGGTTTACCttgcaaaaattttcatttgctTATATGCGCAGCTATTTTGGACACagagaagaatattttaatagaaaacaaTTATGGATTTACGGAAATATTAaag CATATAAATGATTTGTCACTTCATATTGAGTTACCTTGGACAATTTCTAAAGCAGAAGGTATTTATTATCAGCTTATGTCCATGGAAGATCAGATTCCTGATGATGTTCGTGTAATTATCGGATTGGAgcgattgcataaaattacatcGATGAATGGAAGTGATGATGAGGCATCTGGTAATAATGCTCGTGTTAATGGAGCTCGAGTTAATAATTCGAGGAGAAATAGTTCAAGTAGCGCCAATGTTAAATTAGGAGACGATGAAGTATCGTTTGAACGTGGATTGAATATGACGTATATGTGA
- the Tbc1d15-17 gene encoding TBC1 domain family member 15 isoform X2 yields the protein MDLCIHTGVVLRGANAREDEVHSSGTLNIVQYSFGKCIEWKPIEDSVVSECQDQDPEWSLVDTHTRRTRTNSEGPDSLGRTRTVKILFSDLKSFRVNHGGQQLIFMQRDGTTYVAFFQLCNAESFVNSLKGFIKFVKSRSDKNLYLVLDEVETVLKKSFAELDLFQENTSDYVWKFVKNLHNRPYETTLEAFSKLADIWLYKEPVKRPVEEAVADLLNQSLTIDHHPRVSVSVSGEGSGEEYEVIGVGVDLPPRPPCPRGAPLTQEQWEKCKDSEGRIINPEAVKEIIFRGGIFPSLRFEVWKFLLNYYPWRSTHNERLELKRKKTDEYFTMKLQWRTFTPAQESRFSDYRERKSLIEKDVNRTDRTHPYYAGDNNPHLEQLYDILMTYVMYNFDLGYVQGMSDLLSPILFLMDNEVDAFWCFVGFMDKVSTNFEMDQKGMKAQLCQLHTLLCTTEPQLAYYLNRHDSGNMFFCFRWLLVLFKREFSAIDILKLWEILWTGLPCKNFHLLICAAILDTEKNILIENNYGFTEILKHINDLSLHIELPWTISKAEGIYYQLMSMEDQIPDDVRVIIGLERLHKITSMNGSDDEASGNNARVNGARVNNSRRNSSSSANVKLGDDEVSFERGLNMTYM from the exons ATG GATCTGTGCATCCACACGGGTGTTGTACTTCGTGGAGCAAATGCTAGAGAAGATGAGGTTCATAGTTCAGGGACTCTTAACATTGTGCAATAT AGTTTTGGAAAATGCATAGAATGGAAGCCTATAGAAGATTCTGTGGTATCAGAATGTCAAGATCAAGATCCAGAATGGTCTTTGGTGGATACACATACAAGAAGAACTCGTACAAACTCGGAAGGTCCAGACTCCCTTGGACGTACGAGAaccgttaaaatattattctccgATTTAAAGTCGTTTCGTGTGAACCATGGTGGACAACaacttatatttatgcaaagaGATGGTACCACCTATGTTGCCTTTTTTCAGCTATGTAATGCTGAAAGTTTTGTTAATTCACTGAAgggatttattaaattcgtaAAATCACGTTCGGACAAGAACTTGTATCTTGTTTTGGATGAAGTTGAGACAGTGTTAAAGAAATCTTTCGCCGAGTTGGATCTGTTTCAAGAGAATACTTCTGATTACGTAtggaaatttgtaaaaaatttacacaatcGTCCTTATGAAACAACACTGGAGGCTTTCAGTAAACTCGCAGATATTTGGT tgtATAAAGAGCCAGTGAAGCGGCCTGTTGAAGAGGCAGTCGCCGACCTATTAAATCAATCTCTTACGATTGATCACCATCCTCGTGTATCTGTATCTGTATCTGGAGAAGGATCCGGAGAAGAGTACGAAGTAATTGGAGTTGGAGTGGATTTACCTCCGCGACCACCATGTCCACGtg gtGCACCATTGACACAAGAACAATGGGAGAAATGTAAAGATTCAGAAGGAAGAATTATTAATCCAGAGGCTGTCAAAGAAATCATCTTTCGTGGg GGTATTTTTCCATCGCTGCGTTTTGAAGTAtggaaatttctattaaattattatccgTGGAGATCGACGCATAATGAAAGATTAGAATTGAAGAGGAAAAAGACTGACGAATATTTCACGATGAAATTGCAATGGCGTACATTTACACCTGCGCAAGAGAGTCGATTTTCCGACTATAGAGAGCGAAAAAGTTTAATAG AAAAGGATGTAAATAGAACAGATCGAACACATCCTTATTATGCAGGAGATAATAACCCTCATTTAGAACAACTCTATGACATACTCATGACCTACGTAATGTACAATTTTGATTTAGGATATGTTCAGGGTATGAGCGATCTTCTTAGtcctatcttatttttaatggaTAATGAAGTTGATGCATTTTGGTGTTTTGTTGGATTCATGGATAAAGTG agCACTAATTTTGAGATGGATCAAAAAGGCATGAAAGCACAATTATGCCAATTGCATACTTTATTATGCACTACGGAACCACAATTGGCATATTATCTAAATAGACATGACTCTGGCAACATGTTTTTCTGTTTCCGATGGTTGTTGGTACTTTTTAAGCGAGAATTTAGCGcgatagatatattaaaattatgggAAATATTGTGGACGGGTTTACCttgcaaaaattttcatttgctTATATGCGCAGCTATTTTGGACACagagaagaatattttaatagaaaacaaTTATGGATTTACGGAAATATTAaag CATATAAATGATTTGTCACTTCATATTGAGTTACCTTGGACAATTTCTAAAGCAGAAGGTATTTATTATCAGCTTATGTCCATGGAAGATCAGATTCCTGATGATGTTCGTGTAATTATCGGATTGGAgcgattgcataaaattacatcGATGAATGGAAGTGATGATGAGGCATCTGGTAATAATGCTCGTGTTAATGGAGCTCGAGTTAATAATTCGAGGAGAAATAGTTCAAGTAGCGCCAATGTTAAATTAGGAGACGATGAAGTATCGTTTGAACGTGGATTGAATATGACGTATATGTGA
- the LOC140668667 gene encoding uncharacterized protein: protein MDFVATKRCKKWKKKRYLRRKRLQERSRIEVKSAKHWEVFSEYINLFDARKILGTSMMQADAFWKNYAIAQEWQKRHNITWWRSRCLALEYENEMLRNKVKSLAQHCANPNTVITRENNHHKKNNDKDTQKKNYTRFNSDIEGLEFNVTEDMLNFFETSERHRRQLKQKRISEKIVSEEEYLVGEIPIIDSAESFHAKKEEANLLYGDGGSKILAMETALEAAANKYKDTMNPEYWPNIPLKP, encoded by the exons ATGGATTTTGTCGCCACAAAACGGTGTAAAAAGTGGAAGAAAAAGCGATATCTGAGGAGAAAACGATTGCAGGAACGAAGTAGAATTGAGGTTAAATCTGCGAAGCATTGGGAAGTCTtttcagaatatattaatctttttgatGCGCGAAAAATATTAGGAACGAGCATGATGCAGGCTGAtgctttttggaaaaattatgcaatagCCCAGGAATGGCAAAAGAG ACATAATATAACCTGGTGGAGATCACGCTGTCTTGCTCTTGAATATGAGAATGAAATGCTGcgtaataaagtaaaatcgtTAGCTCAGCATTGTGCCAATCCTAATACAGTAATAACTCGGGAAAACAATCATCATAAAAAGAACAACGATAAagatacacagaaaaaaaactatacaAGATTTAATTCAGACATTGAAGGTCTTGAGTTTAATGTGACTGAagatatgttaaatttttttgagacGAGCGAGAGACACAGAAGACAATTGAAGCAAAAACGTATATCTGAAAAGATTGTGAGTGAGGAGGAATACCTTGTAGGAGAAATTCCCATTATTGATAGCGCTGAAAGTTTTCAcgcaaagaaagaagaagcaAACTTGTTATATGGTGATGGTGGTTCCAAAATATTAGCAATGGAAACTGCTTTGGAGGCTGCAgcaaacaaatataaagatacTATGAATCCTGAATATTGGCCCAATATTCCTCTTAAACCTTAA